The nucleotide window AAAATGTGCTTCTTCATGGACGGTATTTCCTTAACGAACTGCGTTGACTGACCGCTTCACGGTCGCGTGTTCAACGAGTGTCAGGACAAAGCGTTGACGGCATCGCCGGGAACAGAGCGTTCCTTGACGATTTGTCACGTTTGCGCTCACGGCAGCATCGAATCTGGAGATATTTGAGCGCCCGCGAACGGGCGCGACGTCGCGCGGCGCGGCATGCGCGCCGGACGTTTCAAGATGGTTTTCTGGATTGCCGGTTCCTACCGGCCGCCTTCGATTTCGGGCATCGGCGCGAACAGCGCGTCGAGATCGTCGTCCGAGAATTTGGCGGCGCCGGCGGCGTCTTCGGAAAGAATGCTGTCGGCGAGCCCGGCCTTCTGCTCCTGCAACTCAACGATCTTTTCCTCGATGCTGCCCGCCGCGATCAGCTTGTAGACGAACACCGGCTTGTCCTGCCCCAGCCGATGCGCGCGATCGGTCGCCTGATTCTCGGCGGCAGGGTTCCACCATGGATCGTAGTGGATCACGGTGTCGGCGGCGGTCAGGTTCAGGCCGACGCCGCCCGCCTTCAGGCTGATCAGGAACAGCGGCACCTCGCCCTTCTGAAAACGCTCGACCGGCGTGACGCGATCCGTCGTGTCGCCGGTGAGAACCACGTAGGGAATCGCGGCTTCTTTGAGCGCTTCCGCGATCAGCGACAACATGCCGGTGAACTGCGAGAACAGCAACACGCGGCGCCCTTCCTCGATCAGTTCCGGCAGCATCGACAGAAGCAGATCGAGCTTGGCCGAACGCATGGCGCGTGCGCCCTTCTCCACCTTACCCATCCGGTCAGGTTTTTCCGGAACGTCCCCCGCCTCGCTGGCCGCCTTGAGCGTTCTGACGAGTCGCGGATCGCAGCACACCTGGCGCAGCTTCAGCAATGCGTCGAGCACGATGATATGACTGCGCGCGAGACCCTGCGCGCTGACGGCGGCGCGCACTTTCTCCTGCATCGCCGTGCGCACGGTTTCGTAGAGATCGCGCTGTGCGCCTTCCAGGTCCACCGAGCACAGGATCGTGGTCTTGGCCGGCAACTCCTTGGCGACCTCGTCCTTGCGACGGCGCAGCATGAACGGCCGGATGCGGCGCGCCAGCAACGCGCGGCGCACGCCGTCGCCATTCTTCTCAATCGGATTGCGCCAGCGTTTGGTGAAGTCTTTCTGGCTGCCGAGAAAACCCGGCAACAGAAAATCGAATTGCGACCACAGCTCGCCGAGATGATTCTCCAGCGGCGTGCCCGTCAAACACAGCCGATGCCGCGCGCGCAGCCCGCGAATCGCCTGCGCGGCTTTGGTGCTGGCGTTCTTCACGTACTGCGCTTCGTCGAGAATCAACAGGTGATACTCATGCTCGGCGAGCACCTTCTGATCGCGCCATAACAGCGCATACGTGGTCAGAATCAGTTCGTGTTCGCCGATCTGTTCGAAGCGCTCCTTGCGCTGCGGACCGTTAAGCACCAGCACTTTCAGTTCGGGCGCGAAGCGGCGCGCTTCCTCGCGCCAGTTGTGCACGAGCGTGGTCGGCACGACGATCAGCGCCGGCCGTGTCAGACGCCCCGCTTCTTTTTCCACGAGGATATGCGCGAGCGTCTGCACGGTCTTGCCCAGCCCCATGTCGTCGGCGAGCACGCCGGCGAGGTTCTGTTCGCGCAGAAACTGCATCCAGTTCAAGCCTTGGTGCTGATAGGTCCGCAGTTCGGCCTTCAGCCCGCGCGGCACCTGGACTTCACGCAGACCCGGCCCGGCTTGCAGACGCTGCGCGAGTTGGCGGATCGAATCGTCGCCGCGGAACTGCCAGCGGCCCGTGCCGTTCAGCGCTTCCAGCCGGCCGGCATCGACGGATGCCACGCGCAGCGGCGCACCGTCCGCAAGCGAGCCGCCGAGTGCGTCGAACAGATCGACCAGCACGCGCACCACCGGCTTCAAACGATCGGCGCGCAAGCGCAGACGTTTGTTCTCTTCGGTCTTCAGCTCGATCGGTTCATCGTCGGCGATGGCTTCGAGCGCGCCGCCCAGCCAGCGCCGGTCGCGCCGGAACAGATCGGCGAGCAGCGGTTCGAGCCGCACGTTGCGCTCGCCGATGCGGATGCCCATCTCCAGATCGAACCAGCCGTCGCCGGCCTGATGCGCGGTGCCTTCGATCGCGTCGATCTCGATCACGTTGTAGCGGAACTCGGGCGCCATCGTCACGCGCCAGCCTTTGCTCACGAGTTCCGGCACCGCGTCGTTGACGAACGCGGACCACGCCTCGGCATCGGGCAAGCCGAGCATGGTGTCGGGCAGCAGGCGCGATGCGTAAACCCGGCTGGTCGGCACCTTCTGCAAACCGGTCTTGCGCAGTTCGAGCAGACGCTTTTTCTCGGCCTCGTAACGGCGCCGTATGTGAATGACGTCGCCGCCCGGCATCGGCACGAGCGTCACGCTGCTGTCCACGTTGATGCTCACGCCGTCGTAATCGAAACTCACGCCGGCGAGCTCGACCGCCGCGGATTGACGCAGCCCCGCCTTGCTCGTCGACGACGGCAGCGCGTGACTATTGAGCGAGAGCACCGGCACGGGATCGACGTCGATCACGCGAATCGCGGACGCGTCGTGCGTGGGCGGCAGCGGCAACTCGGGCGCGATCTCGCGCAGCACCGAAGCGACCAGCGGCGCTTCGGCGAGCGAGATCGGCGGCATGGCGAGGTAATCGGGCAACTGCTGGAATGGCAGCGACGACTGGACGATGCCCGCCTCATTCGCAACGCCGTCCACATACCAGACCGGTTCGGTCGGCAGCACCATGCTGGCGCGCGGCTCGGTGCAGAGCACGGGCCGCAGACGCTCGTCGGCGAGCGGTTCCCATTCGATCCGGCCGGGCCGGTCGGCGCCGCGCGACAGCGCGGCCGGTCCGGCCTCGCCGGGCGCGGGCTTGAAGTCGAAGAACAGCCGCCCCGTCGCGATCAGTTTTTGCAGCATCTCCGCGCCGCTCGTGCCGCGCAGAATGAACTGGCCGAAGTCTTCACGGGAGCGGCCGAGCCAGAGGCCGCGCAGGATCGACAGGTCTTCGTCGGAGACGAACTTCGGCTGCTTGAGGAGCGCCGCTTCCACATTGCCCCACGCTTCGTCGACTGAGACGACCGCGCCGGCAGCATTGCAGCGCGCGCGGTACAGCACCACCTCGTGGCGCTTGTGGAAGCTGGACCAGTTCAGCTGGTACGCGAGCGTCTGCGTGCGCGGCGCGCTCGCCTTCTGCGCGTCGGCATCGGCGGCCTCGGCACGGGCGCGAAAACGTTCGAGCCAACTGACCAGTTCGGGCCGCACGCCTGACGGTTGCCCCATGTGCCCCATGTGCGCAATCCGCTTCTGCGGCAGATCGCCCGCGGTCTCACCGTTGTCCAGTTCGACCTGGGTGATATGGTCCATCTCGTCGTGGTACTCGAGCTCGGCGAACAGCAGCGCGGCGACGTGCTTGCAGTTGCGGCCAACCGGACACGTGCAGTCGCCCTGCGCCCAGGGTGAACCGCCATCGGTACGGAACCGTACCCGCGTCTTGTACGGAAGCGGCCGGGTGCCCTGCACATCGCCGCTGAGCGTGGCGCCGTTCCATTTCACGTTGGTGACGGCGCCGACCGAGCGCGCCTTGGCGACGGTGTGGTCCCCGAGCCATTCTGCAATCCGTTCCCGATCAAAGAAAACTGACGACATCAGCGTCCAATCCTATTCAAGCCGGCTTGGGCAAGCGCGCGGACAGAATCAGCCCGACAGAGCGCGGATGGCGCCGGCCGGTGAATGTCTGTGCGGCATCGATTGCCTGTGGTAACCGGCCATTTTACGCGTTGGACGAAATGGGTTGTGTGCCCACCTCCACATCCACCCCCGCCGCCGCGAACACCTGAGCCAATGCGGGCGCCGGTGCTTCATCCGTCACCAGCAGATCGACCGCATCCGCGCCGAACGCGTGCACCAGCGCGCTGTGGCCGAATTTCGCGTGATCCGCCGCAACCATGCGCCGTTCTGCCTGGGCGAAGGCCGCCTGCGAAAACGCCGCATCGGCGGGCAGTGCGTCCATGAAACGCCCCTGCATGTCGATCGCGGTGACCGAGACGATCGCGTAGCGCACGTGAAACTGCCGCAGGAAAGCCAGCACGCTGTCGCCGACCGCGGCGCAATCGTCCGGCCGCAACTCGCCGCCCGCGATGAACACCCGGTTGCCATTGCGCGGCGCCAGCACGCGCGCGACTTCGATGGAAGGGGTCACGACCGTGAGCCGCGAGCGGGCGGCGAGCGCCTGCGCAATATGCAGACAGGTCGTGCCGCCCTCGAGGATCAGCGAATCGCCGTCCCGCACCAGTTCGCCGATGCGCGCGCCGATTGCCCGCTTGCCCTCCAGGCTCGCCGTCATGCGCCGCTGGAACGGCGGCTCGTCGAGACGCTCGGGCAGCATGATGCCGCCGTGAACCTTGATCAGCAGGCCGTCCGCGATGAGCGGCTTGATGTTGCGGCGGATGGTCTCGTCGGACACGTCGAAACGGCTGGCGAGATCCGTGATCGTGCAGGTGCGCTGCTCGCGGACGAGTCGCAGGATTTCGGCTTGGCGCTGGTTGGAGAACATGGGGATTGGGGGGGCGATGATTCATTGGAGTCTAGCAAAAGACACGGTTTGGCGGGTTGGATAGCCACACGTTTCCAACTAAAACCACATTTTAGTGGTGGTCGCGGCGAGTCCTCTTCTTCTGAAACATGGCTGCGGTGGGACTGCCTCATTCTGAAACATGATCATGTGACCACCGCATGACGCCGCCGCAATCACAACAGGGCTGCATGTCCGTTGCATTCTGTGTCTTTTTGCGGCAACCTACACACACTTCATCCACGCATTTCCACACATGTCCACATTCATTCCCACCCACGCTCGCGTCGTCATCGTCGGCGGCGGGATCATCGGCTGCTCGGTCGCCTATCATCTGACGAAACTGGGCTGGACCGATGTGGTCTTGCTCGAACAGGGCCAGTTGTCGTGCGGCACGACCTGGCATGCGGCCGGGCTCGTCGGCCAGTTGCGCGCCCAGGAGAGCATGACGAAGCTGATCCGCTATTCGACCGCGCTGTACGCCGAACTCGAAGCCGATACCGGCCTCGCCACCGGCTGGAAGCAATGCGGCTCACTCTCGGTCGCGCGCACGGCCGAGCGGATGACGCAACTCAAACGCACCGCCGCCGTCGCGCGCGCTTACGGCGTGGCCTGCGACGTGATCGGCCCGCGCGAAGCCGGCGACCTGTGGCCGGTCATGCGCACCGACGACCTGCTCGGCGCCGTCTGGCTGCCCGGCGACGGCAAGGCGAATCCCACCGATCTGACCCAGGCTCTAGCCCGCGGCGCCCGTCAGCGCGGCGCGCGCATCGTCGAAAACACCCGCGTCACGGCGATCCACACGCGCAGCGCGCAAGACGGCAAGTCGAGCGGCGCGCGCGAAGTCAGCGGTCTCGCGTGGCGCTACAAGGACGGCGAGGAAGGCACACTCGGCGCGGACATCGTCGTGAATTGCGCGGGCCAGTGGGCCAAAGCCGTCGGGCGTCTGTGCGGCGTGACCGTGCCGCTGCATTCGGCCGAGCACTACTACATCGTCACGGAACGGATTGCCGGCGTGCATCCGGATCTGCCGGTGATGCGCGACCCGGACGGCTTCATCTACTTCAAGGAAGAAGTGGGCGGCCTCGTGATGGGCGGCTTCGAGCCGGATGCGAAACCGTGGGGCATGAACGGCATCCCCGAGAATTTCGAGTTTCAACTGCTGCCGGACGATTGGGATCAGTTCGAAATCCTGATGGAAAACGCGCTGCAGCGCGTGCCCGCTCTCGAGACGGCGCAGGTGCGGCAGTTCTATAACGGCCCTGAATCGTTCACGCCGGACAACAACTTCATGCTGGGCGAAGCGCCCGAACTACGGCGCTTTTTCGTCGGCGCGGGTTTCAATTCGATGGGGATCGCGTCGGCGGGCGGCGCCGGCATGGCGCTCGCGGAATGGATCGTCGCGGGCGAGCCGACCATGGATCTGTGGCCGGTCGATATTCGCCGCTTCGCGCGCTTCAACGGCAACGACACGTGGCTGCACGATCGCGTGAAGGAAACGCTCGGCCTGCATTACGCCATGCCGTGGCCGAATCGCGAACTCGACAGCGCGCGGCCGTTTCGCCGATCACCGCTGTATTCGCTGCTGCGTGACGAAGGCGCGTGTTTCGGCAGCAAGATGGGCTGGGAGCGCGCCAACTTTTTCGCGCCTTCGCCGGCAGAGGCCAAGATCGACTACGCCTTTGGCCAGCAGAACTGGTTGCCCTGGAGCGGCGCCGAACACCGCGCGTGCCGCGAAGGCGTCGCGCTGTTCGACATGACGTCGTTCTCCAAATTTCTCGTCAAGGGACGCGACGCGCAAAGCGTGCTGCAAGGCATCGTCGCCAACGACGTGGACGTGCCGACCGGCAGCACCGTCTACACCGCCATGCTCAACGAGCGCGGCGGCTATGAATCGGACTTCACGCTCACGCGCCTCGCCGACGATCAATACCTGCTCGTCACCGGCACCGCGCAAACCACGCGCGACTTCGACACCATCGAAAAGGCCATTCCGCACGACAAACACTGCATGCTCGTCGACGTCACCGGCCAATATGCCGTGCTCGCCGTGATGGGCCCACGTTCGCGCGAACTGCTGCAAAGCGTGTCGAAAGCGGATTGGAGCAACGAAGCGTTCGGCTTCGGCCAGAGCCGCGAGGTCGATCTCGGCTACGCGACGGTGCGAGCCACGCGCCTCACCTACGTCGGCGAACTCGGTTGGGAACTTTACGTGCCGGTGGAATTCGCGGTCGGCGTGTACGAGACGCTGCATGCAGCGGGCAAAGCGTTCGGCCTCGTCAACGCGGGCTACTACGCGATCGACTCCTTGCGCATCGAGAAAGGTTATCGCGCATGGGGCCGTGAGCTCACGCCGGATACGAACCCGTTCGAAGCGAGTCTGTCGTTCGCCTGCAAGCTCGACAAGGACATTGCGTTTCGCGGCCGCGACGCGCTGCTGACATTGCGCGCCGAACCGCTGCGCAGACGCATGGTCGTGCTGACCGCCGACGGCGCCGTGGATCGCATGCTATGGGGCGGCGAAGCGATTCTGCGCGACGGCAAGCCGGTGGGCTTCGTGAGTTCGGCGGCGTTCGGCCACACGCTCGGCTGTCCGGTGGCAATGGGCTACGTGAACAATCCCGACGGCGCAGCGGATGTCGCGTATCTGAACAGCGGCAGCTATGCGATCGACGTCGCCGGCGAACTGCTGCCGGCAACGCTGCATCTGAAGGCGCCTTACGATCCGCGTTCGGAACGCGTGAAGCGCTAAAGAGGCACTAACGCTCGCCGCGCGCCATGCTTGAAAACACGCCGTCGCGTCGGATCAGCCCATGAAACAACGCGGCCGCGAGATGCAGCAGCACGGTGGCGAACAACGCGAATGCGAGCCACGTGTGCAATGCGCGCAGCAACGCGAACAGCTCGACGTTATGCGGCGCGATCGGCGGCAAATGCAGCGGACCATAGAGCGTGACCGGATAACCCGCAGCGGACAGCATCGCCCAGCCGATCAGCGGCATTGCCGCCATCAACACATACAGCACCAGATGCGAGGCCTTCGCCGCGAAGCGCTGCGGCGTGGGCATATCGTCGGGCAACGGCGGGCTGCCGCGTGTGATGCGCACGCCCACGCGCAGCACCACCAGCAGCAGCAACGCAATGCCGAGCGGCCGGTGAATCGCGATCAGCGTGTTGTGCGCGCGAGAGACGGTGGCGACCATGCCCACGCCGATGAACAGCATCGCGATGATCAAGGGCGCCATCGTCCAATGCAACAGGCGCGCGAGTGGACTGAAATGGGTGCGCGTCGGCCTCATGAGTGATCTCCGTTTGTCTGGACTTGATGAACCGCCGGGCGCAAGGCTTCCTCGCGTGTGCGGCGCTTGTACGACAGCGCATACGCCGCCGAACGGGCGGCGAGCAAGGGATCGTCCGATGGCTTGATGCCCGAAGGCAGGATCGTCGGATCGAAGTTGACGTCGCGGCACGTGCCGTTTGCCTGCGACGTCGTGTGATCGATCACGAGCGTGCCCGCGTCGATATGTTGACGATCGTCGGGCCATTGCAGCGTGGCGTCGTCGGTGGGGTCGCCGGGTTTCGCGACGGTCAGAATGAGATGCCAGCGTAAGGGTCCGTTTTGCAGGCGCTGATCGAGGTCGGCTTCGAGGAAATTCTTGCTGGCTTTTTCGGCGTCCGTGATCGGCGCATACGGCGTCTCCGGCACCATCGCCCAGCGCACCGCGCGCGTATTGCCGGCGCCGTCGGTAAAACGGAATGCGTTGATGCTGTAGTACGCGGCATTCGCCAGACTCGACGAAGGCGGATGCGCCTTCACCCACGCCTGAAACGGCTGGGTTTCGGGATTCGCGGCGTAAAACGCCTTGAGTTTGGCGGGGTCCGGTTTGCCGGTTGCCGGGTCGGGCATCGCGGCGGTCAGTTGCTGATAGAACTGCTCGGGCGTGTGCACCGCGAACACCGGCGTCGAATTCATCCCGGTGCGCCACTGCTCGCCGTTTTGCAACGGGAACAGCAACGCGAGGCTGCGCACGGGCGAACTGGTATCCGGCGCGGACGGGTTGCCGCCGGGCACCGCGAAGCGGCCCGTGACCGGCGTGCGGCCGGCCGCGAACACCGCTGCGCTGGACAGCACCGCGCCATCGCCGTTGCTGTCGAAATAACCTTCGATGCACAGACCCTTCGCATGATTGCGCCGATAACCGGGATGCGGCTGACCGGCCACGGCTTCGAATGTGTTGATGATGCGCGGTGCGCTCAGACCTGCCGGCGTCACCCAGCCTGCCGTGTAAGCGAAGCCGCCGGCGAGCACCAGCACGGTCGCGCCGATCGCGGCGAGTCGGCAAGGCACGCAGACAGGCCCTGGCTTGGGAACGGATGGTTTTGCCACGAAAACTCCTCTCTCGGATAGATGCGCTTACCGGGCTAACACACGATGCAGCGATCTATTCCATTCGATATCCGGCGCGCCCGTTCCAGTTGCGCGCCGGGTATCGGCACTTCAATTGACGCTGCCTGCCTGCGCGTCCTGGCTTGCAACGCGGTTGGTGGCCGCCGCTTCCTTGGCGAGTGCTTCCTTGTGTTGCGCGACCTGCTGCGCGAACACCGGGCTCACGTCGGGATACGATGCATCGGTGACGTAATTCAGGCCGTTCTGCTGGGCCTGGATCAATTCCTGGTACACCTCAGCACGCGTCTTGCCTTGAGCGAAAGCGCTCGACGAAGCAGCGAGAACAGCAATGGACAACGCGGCGAAAGCGATCTTCTTCATGATGAACTCCAGTGAGTTTTGTGCGGGTTTGCATGAGGGAGAACCACAGGTCCGCGGTTTTTATTCCTGCCTCGAAGCGAGAGAAAAAACATAGTTGGAACTGGGAATAAACCGTCACACAGTCGGGTTAGCTCGCGCTTCGGCGGCGCGGTGAAGGGCGCATGACAGTGCGCTCTTGCCGCCCCGGCAGCGTTGAAATTGGCGTGTGAACATATGGAATAAACTGGGCTGTGTGCGTGTTCGCCCCTCGACAGCCGAACTCCGACGCACGCCGACACCATGACCACTGACGCCCCTTCCGATTCGCCGCTTTCCGAAGCGGACATTCAGGCCTACGCCGACGGCACGTTGACGCCGGAGCGCGCCGCGTTTCTGCGGGACTATCTGGGCAAGGATCCGGCGGAGGCGCGCCGGGTGGCGTTTTACGGCAGGCTGAACGCGCAGATCCAGCAGGCTTTTCAAACAACTGACGAACCCGTGCCGGGCCGCGCCAAGGGGTGGCGCCGCGCAGTCGGGCGCATCAACATGTCAAAACGCACGCGGAAGTGGGTCAACACGCTGGCGGCGCTCGCGCTGACGTTGGCGGTGGCAAGCGGCTGGCTCGCCGCGACCCAGGTGTCCGCCCAGGCGCTGAACAACGCCGCGGTAATGGCGCTCGCCGAAAGCGCCGCCGGGCAGGTTTCGGCTGCGTCGCCGACGCGCGTCGATCCGTCCGCGCCGAATCTCTCGGCGATCGGATTGCGTCTCGTGGACCAACGAGTGGTGGCGCTGGGCCCACTGCAGCGGGTCAGCGAATTCATCTATCTGAACGGCGACAATCAACCGGTCGTGCTGCTTTCGGCTCTGGCGCTGTTCGCGCCGGCGCAGACCCAGTGGTCCGCGAGACGCATCGGCGAGATTCGCCTGTTGCTGTGGACCGCGCAGCAGCAGCGTTTCGTGGTTGCCGGCGACGCCCGCACCCACGGCCTGATGCGAGCCGCCGACGCGATGACCATGCGATGACGATGTGATAAATCCAGCACGCGATTCACGATCTCAGACACTGCGGCGGAATAAAGTGCACGCAACTGTGTTCGCATCTCAAATGCGTCTTTTCGCGCGACAGGAGGACACCTCCCTGCCCGCGGAAAACCCCACGATCGGGATAAAAAATGGATGTCCGTGACGAGTTGATGGAGCATGTGCCGCGTTTGCGGCGCTACGCGCGAGCGCTGATCAACAATCGCGACCTTGCCGACGATCTGGTGCAGGACACGCTCGAGCGCGCGCTCGGCCGCACCGGCATGTTCCAGCCGGGCACCGACCTGCGCGCGTGGCTGTTTACGATCATGCATAACGTGTTCGCCAATCAGGCGCGCAAGGCGTCGGCGCGCGCCGTCCACGTGGCGGTCGACGACGAAAGCGTGCCCGAGAGCGAGTTCGCCGTGCCCTCCGAGCAGACCCGCTCGCTGGAAATGCGCGACCTCGACTATGCGTTGCAGCGTCTGCCCATGGAGCAGCGCGAAGTCGTGCTGCTGGTGGGCCTGGAGGAAATGAGTTATGCCGACGTGGCGCTTGCGCTGAACATTCCGCTCGGCACGGTGATGTCGCGGCTGTCGCGCGGACGCGAACGCTTGCGGGCGTTGATGGCGGG belongs to Paraburkholderia aromaticivorans and includes:
- a CDS encoding DeoR/GlpR family DNA-binding transcription regulator translates to MFSNQRQAEILRLVREQRTCTITDLASRFDVSDETIRRNIKPLIADGLLIKVHGGIMLPERLDEPPFQRRMTASLEGKRAIGARIGELVRDGDSLILEGGTTCLHIAQALAARSRLTVVTPSIEVARVLAPRNGNRVFIAGGELRPDDCAAVGDSVLAFLRQFHVRYAIVSVTAIDMQGRFMDALPADAAFSQAAFAQAERRMVAADHAKFGHSALVHAFGADAVDLLVTDEAPAPALAQVFAAAGVDVEVGTQPISSNA
- a CDS encoding DUF4148 domain-containing protein codes for the protein MKKIAFAALSIAVLAASSSAFAQGKTRAEVYQELIQAQQNGLNYVTDASYPDVSPVFAQQVAQHKEALAKEAAATNRVASQDAQAGSVN
- a CDS encoding catalase family peroxidase, translated to MAKPSVPKPGPVCVPCRLAAIGATVLVLAGGFAYTAGWVTPAGLSAPRIINTFEAVAGQPHPGYRRNHAKGLCIEGYFDSNGDGAVLSSAAVFAAGRTPVTGRFAVPGGNPSAPDTSSPVRSLALLFPLQNGEQWRTGMNSTPVFAVHTPEQFYQQLTAAMPDPATGKPDPAKLKAFYAANPETQPFQAWVKAHPPSSSLANAAYYSINAFRFTDGAGNTRAVRWAMVPETPYAPITDAEKASKNFLEADLDQRLQNGPLRWHLILTVAKPGDPTDDATLQWPDDRQHIDAGTLVIDHTTSQANGTCRDVNFDPTILPSGIKPSDDPLLAARSAAYALSYKRRTREEALRPAVHQVQTNGDHS
- a CDS encoding GcvT family protein, which codes for MSTFIPTHARVVIVGGGIIGCSVAYHLTKLGWTDVVLLEQGQLSCGTTWHAAGLVGQLRAQESMTKLIRYSTALYAELEADTGLATGWKQCGSLSVARTAERMTQLKRTAAVARAYGVACDVIGPREAGDLWPVMRTDDLLGAVWLPGDGKANPTDLTQALARGARQRGARIVENTRVTAIHTRSAQDGKSSGAREVSGLAWRYKDGEEGTLGADIVVNCAGQWAKAVGRLCGVTVPLHSAEHYYIVTERIAGVHPDLPVMRDPDGFIYFKEEVGGLVMGGFEPDAKPWGMNGIPENFEFQLLPDDWDQFEILMENALQRVPALETAQVRQFYNGPESFTPDNNFMLGEAPELRRFFVGAGFNSMGIASAGGAGMALAEWIVAGEPTMDLWPVDIRRFARFNGNDTWLHDRVKETLGLHYAMPWPNRELDSARPFRRSPLYSLLRDEGACFGSKMGWERANFFAPSPAEAKIDYAFGQQNWLPWSGAEHRACREGVALFDMTSFSKFLVKGRDAQSVLQGIVANDVDVPTGSTVYTAMLNERGGYESDFTLTRLADDQYLLVTGTAQTTRDFDTIEKAIPHDKHCMLVDVTGQYAVLAVMGPRSRELLQSVSKADWSNEAFGFGQSREVDLGYATVRATRLTYVGELGWELYVPVEFAVGVYETLHAAGKAFGLVNAGYYAIDSLRIEKGYRAWGRELTPDTNPFEASLSFACKLDKDIAFRGRDALLTLRAEPLRRRMVVLTADGAVDRMLWGGEAILRDGKPVGFVSSAAFGHTLGCPVAMGYVNNPDGAADVAYLNSGSYAIDVAGELLPATLHLKAPYDPRSERVKR
- a CDS encoding anti-sigma factor family protein, which produces MTTDAPSDSPLSEADIQAYADGTLTPERAAFLRDYLGKDPAEARRVAFYGRLNAQIQQAFQTTDEPVPGRAKGWRRAVGRINMSKRTRKWVNTLAALALTLAVASGWLAATQVSAQALNNAAVMALAESAAGQVSAASPTRVDPSAPNLSAIGLRLVDQRVVALGPLQRVSEFIYLNGDNQPVVLLSALALFAPAQTQWSARRIGEIRLLLWTAQQQRFVVAGDARTHGLMRAADAMTMR
- a CDS encoding sigma-70 family RNA polymerase sigma factor, producing MDVRDELMEHVPRLRRYARALINNRDLADDLVQDTLERALGRTGMFQPGTDLRAWLFTIMHNVFANQARKASARAVHVAVDDESVPESEFAVPSEQTRSLEMRDLDYALQRLPMEQREVVLLVGLEEMSYADVALALNIPLGTVMSRLSRGRERLRALMAGTQPGAKLQVVR
- a CDS encoding cytochrome b; translation: MRPTRTHFSPLARLLHWTMAPLIIAMLFIGVGMVATVSRAHNTLIAIHRPLGIALLLLVVLRVGVRITRGSPPLPDDMPTPQRFAAKASHLVLYVLMAAMPLIGWAMLSAAGYPVTLYGPLHLPPIAPHNVELFALLRALHTWLAFALFATVLLHLAAALFHGLIRRDGVFSSMARGER
- a CDS encoding DEAD/DEAH box helicase; this translates as MSSVFFDRERIAEWLGDHTVAKARSVGAVTNVKWNGATLSGDVQGTRPLPYKTRVRFRTDGGSPWAQGDCTCPVGRNCKHVAALLFAELEYHDEMDHITQVELDNGETAGDLPQKRIAHMGHMGQPSGVRPELVSWLERFRARAEAADADAQKASAPRTQTLAYQLNWSSFHKRHEVVLYRARCNAAGAVVSVDEAWGNVEAALLKQPKFVSDEDLSILRGLWLGRSREDFGQFILRGTSGAEMLQKLIATGRLFFDFKPAPGEAGPAALSRGADRPGRIEWEPLADERLRPVLCTEPRASMVLPTEPVWYVDGVANEAGIVQSSLPFQQLPDYLAMPPISLAEAPLVASVLREIAPELPLPPTHDASAIRVIDVDPVPVLSLNSHALPSSTSKAGLRQSAAVELAGVSFDYDGVSINVDSSVTLVPMPGGDVIHIRRRYEAEKKRLLELRKTGLQKVPTSRVYASRLLPDTMLGLPDAEAWSAFVNDAVPELVSKGWRVTMAPEFRYNVIEIDAIEGTAHQAGDGWFDLEMGIRIGERNVRLEPLLADLFRRDRRWLGGALEAIADDEPIELKTEENKRLRLRADRLKPVVRVLVDLFDALGGSLADGAPLRVASVDAGRLEALNGTGRWQFRGDDSIRQLAQRLQAGPGLREVQVPRGLKAELRTYQHQGLNWMQFLREQNLAGVLADDMGLGKTVQTLAHILVEKEAGRLTRPALIVVPTTLVHNWREEARRFAPELKVLVLNGPQRKERFEQIGEHELILTTYALLWRDQKVLAEHEYHLLILDEAQYVKNASTKAAQAIRGLRARHRLCLTGTPLENHLGELWSQFDFLLPGFLGSQKDFTKRWRNPIEKNGDGVRRALLARRIRPFMLRRRKDEVAKELPAKTTILCSVDLEGAQRDLYETVRTAMQEKVRAAVSAQGLARSHIIVLDALLKLRQVCCDPRLVRTLKAASEAGDVPEKPDRMGKVEKGARAMRSAKLDLLLSMLPELIEEGRRVLLFSQFTGMLSLIAEALKEAAIPYVVLTGDTTDRVTPVERFQKGEVPLFLISLKAGGVGLNLTAADTVIHYDPWWNPAAENQATDRAHRLGQDKPVFVYKLIAAGSIEEKIVELQEQKAGLADSILSEDAAGAAKFSDDDLDALFAPMPEIEGGR